One genomic segment of Nitrospirota bacterium includes these proteins:
- a CDS encoding helix-turn-helix transcriptional regulator yields MDDLIKQLELYRLENRITQVELANDIGVNFSTISRWLNGKTRPNKIQQYHLEKFLAKTLKQA; encoded by the coding sequence ATGGACGACTTAATAAAACAACTTGAACTATATCGGCTTGAAAACAGAATCACACAGGTTGAGCTTGCTAATGATATCGGCGTCAATTTCTCCACGATTAGCCGGTGGCTCAATGGCAAGACCAGGCCGAATAAAATTCAGCAGTACCATCTTGAAAAGTTTTTAGCAAAAACGCTTAAGCAAGCGTAG
- a CDS encoding putative DNA binding domain-containing protein, with protein MALPINIEELLSGRVVETERLEFKEGWNPQTVLHTMCAFANDVNNWGGGYIVIGVEENNIGPAFFPKGLSPSEIKKIQKELLGLSHKIRPEYFPIVDVANVKGKNIVIIWVPGGAHRPYKAAETLGKGARYSYYIRRNDTTRRATATDERSLMKLAHDIPFDDCINHKATLKDLDIRRIEQYLDAVKSDLAKEIPKMPVKDLYRRMNIVEGPDEFLRPKNIGLMLFCPEPQKFFPRTTIDVVKYKDEVGDEFEEKIFTGPVHEQLRDALRYIKNLVIVESVHKVEGRAEADRFFNYPYAAIEESLVNAVYHRSYEEREPIEVRIYPDKIYIISYPGPLPPLNKDNINNPIVTPRRYRNSRLGDALKELQLTEGRCTGFPKIRRALKSNGSPPPYFETDDDRTYFMVTLKINPRAKKMAAEIGPKRTEKSEGLSEGLSEGLKSLLEAIKVSPGIKAKDLSPRLNRRPIKTIERQIKTLIERNLIERRGSRKTGGYHTK; from the coding sequence ATGGCGCTACCTATTAATATTGAAGAATTGCTTTCCGGACGAGTGGTTGAAACTGAGCGGTTGGAGTTTAAAGAAGGCTGGAATCCGCAAACCGTCCTGCATACAATGTGCGCTTTCGCCAATGATGTCAACAACTGGGGCGGCGGGTATATTGTAATCGGAGTTGAGGAAAATAATATTGGGCCCGCCTTCTTCCCTAAAGGGCTGTCACCTTCCGAAATCAAAAAGATTCAAAAAGAACTTTTAGGCCTTTCTCATAAAATCAGGCCAGAATATTTTCCGATAGTTGATGTGGCAAATGTAAAAGGCAAGAACATCGTTATTATTTGGGTTCCAGGAGGGGCGCACCGGCCGTATAAAGCAGCCGAGACCTTAGGCAAGGGTGCGCGCTACTCGTATTATATCCGTCGTAACGATACTACAAGACGTGCGACAGCTACGGATGAGCGCAGCTTGATGAAACTTGCCCACGATATTCCTTTTGATGACTGTATTAACCATAAGGCAACTCTGAAAGATTTGGATATCCGGCGAATTGAACAGTATTTGGATGCCGTAAAAAGCGACCTCGCCAAAGAGATACCAAAGATGCCGGTTAAGGATCTCTATCGCAGGATGAATATAGTCGAAGGGCCTGATGAATTCTTAAGACCGAAAAATATCGGGCTTATGCTTTTTTGCCCTGAGCCACAGAAGTTTTTTCCACGCACAACGATTGATGTCGTGAAATATAAGGATGAGGTTGGCGATGAGTTCGAAGAAAAGATATTTACTGGGCCCGTTCACGAACAGTTGCGCGATGCACTTAGATATATCAAGAATCTGGTGATCGTTGAGTCTGTCCATAAAGTAGAAGGCCGGGCCGAAGCGGACAGGTTCTTTAATTACCCATATGCAGCCATTGAGGAATCTTTGGTAAACGCGGTATATCATCGCAGTTATGAGGAACGTGAACCTATTGAAGTGCGGATTTATCCGGACAAGATTTATATCATTAGTTACCCGGGGCCTTTGCCACCGCTGAACAAGGATAATATTAACAACCCGATCGTTACGCCGCGTCGTTATCGCAATAGCCGGTTAGGAGACGCCCTTAAAGAACTTCAATTGACAGAGGGAAGGTGTACCGGATTTCCCAAGATTCGCCGAGCGCTGAAGTCAAATGGATCCCCGCCGCCTTATTTTGAGACGGATGACGACCGCACATATTTTATGGTAACTCTTAAGATTAACCCAAGAGCGAAGAAAATGGCAGCCGAGATTGGTCCTAAGAGGACGGAGAAAAGTGAGGGATTAAGTGAGGGATTAAGTGAGGGATTAAAATCCCTGCTGGAGGCTATCAAAGTAAGCCCAGGGATT